The Pseudomonadota bacterium genomic sequence CCTCGTGCCCCTTCCCGAACGCGTGCATGTCGATGTACAGGTCGCTCACGTAGGCGCTCGGGATCGCCGACTTGATCTCGTGCGTGTACTTCAGCGCGGTCATGCAGCAGACGCGGGAGCAGTAGCCGTGGAACTCCTGGCTGCGCGAGCCGACGCAGTGAACGATCGCGACGTACTGCGGCACGCGGCCGTCCTGCATCTGGATCTTGCCCGCGCGCAGCATCGTCTCGAACTCGAACGAGGTGATGACGTTCGGGAGCTTGCCGTAGCCGTAGTGCGTGATCCGCGACGCGTCGAACTCCTTGTACCCCGTGCACACGACGACGCTGCCCACGGCGACCTTCTTGCGCGCGGCCGCGTCCTTGCCGTCCGCCGCGGTCGGCCCGATCGCGGCCTCGAAGTTGCCGACGAAGCCGGTCAGCTCCTTGAGCTCGGAGCCGAGCATCACATCGATCAGGCGGTTCTCCCGGACCCGGGTGACGCGATCGAGCAGCAGGTCCGAGGCGGAGTCGAGGTAGGGGGCGGTCAGGTCCACCCGCGCCAGGTTCCCGCCGAGGTGATCGCCCTTCTCGACGAGGTAGACCGGGTGGCCCGCGTCGGCGAGCTCGATGGCGGCCGTGAGGCCCGCGATCCCGCCGCCGATGACGAGCGTCCGCGGGCACATGTCCACCGACAGCTTCTCGAGCGGCTCGTGGCAGGCGACGCGGAGCACGGCGCCGCTCGCCAGCGCCGCGGCCTTGGCCGTCGCGGCCACCGGGTCGTCGTGGACCCAGCTGCACTGCTCGCGGATGTTGGCCATCTCGAAGTAGTACTGGTTCAGCCCCGCGGTCTGCAGCGCCCTGCGGAACGTGCGCTCGTGCATCCGCGGGCTGCAGGCCGCGACGACGACGCGGTTCAGCTTCTGCTCCTTGATGTCCTGGACGATCATCTCCTGCCCGGGAGTGGAGCACATGTACTTGTAGGTGCGGACGACGGCGACGTGCGGCAGCTTGGCCGCCGTCGCGCACACCGCCTCGCAATCGACCACCTTGGCGATGTTCGTCCCGCAGTTGCAGACATAGACTCCGATGCGCGGTTCTTCCATGGGTACGTCTCCTGCGGGTCCCTAGGCGACCCGCGCCGGCTGCGGGCTTCCCGCTCCAACATCCGAGGACGCGCGCGCCTTTGCGCGCAGCCCGTCCGCGACCAGTATCGAGAAGAACATCCCCAACGGCCGATAGGCGAGGTGCGACCACTTGCTGAACGGCACCTCTAGGACCAGCATCGGCACGACCCCGGCCATGTGGACGACATAGACGATGTTCGCCGCCATCTCCTGGCCCGTCCTGTGGAGCACGTGCTGCAGGACCCCGGTCGTCGCGACGTAGAGGAGGAGGAACAGGAAGATCCAGTCCGACTCGTGCGAGTGGCGCGTCTGCGGCCGGTCCTTCTTGATCCGGCTGCGCAGCGAGTAGATCACGGTCGCGATGAGCCCGATGCTCGCGGCGTAGCCGAACGCGTGGTACTTCCAGTCGATCTCGGGGCCGGACTGGACCTCGTGCAGGAAGAACATGATGAGGACGAACATGATCACGTACGAGAGCATCAGCACGAGGTGCACGGCCCAGGGCCCCCGGCTGCCGCACTGGGCGTACCTGGGCTGCGTCAGGAAGTGGTACGGCACCGCGAAGATCGCCTTGAAGTAGGAGGTGAACGGGACGCTGATGTCCTTCCGGCGCAGCACCGTGAACCACCACATGCGGAGGCTGCCGATCCCGAGGAGCAGCACGAGCAGCCCGGCCATGCCCCAGTCGAACAGGTGCACGTCCTCGCTCTGGAGGAACGCCCCCTCGCCGTCGTAGATCGCGATGTCCCCGTGCGTGGAGCCCCAGGCGAAGAAGCCGGCCGCGGTCGCGATCGCCAGGAACAGGATCGCGAAGAGCTCCGCCTTCCACGAGCGGTAGAAGAGCTTCGAGATCCCCGTGAAGTCGTAGCGCGACGTGAGCCAGCGCCTGAGGCTCATCATCGTCTCGCCCGGCTCGGCCTCGCGCGGGCACTGCTCGGAGCACTGCCCGCAGTAGTAGCAGAGCCACGGCTCGAGGGAGCCGACGAGCTTCTCCTCGAGCCCCATCTGCAGCGTCCGCATGCTGCGGCGCGGGAAGATGAACGGATCGCTCGAGTGTGGGCACACCGCGGAGCAGTTGCCGCAGTGGTAGCACTTGCTCACGTCCTCGGCGCCGTACCGCTCGAGCTCGTCGATCAGCTTGGGATTGACCCGGATTGCCATCTTCGCACCTCGTCCTATTGGAGTCGCAGGCTCTTGGCGCGCGCCTCGATGCTCGTCAGGTTCACGTCCGCTCGACTACTCACCGTCTTGCCCCGCGAGATGCTCTTGAGCACGCCCGCGGCGACCGCCGATGCCTGGGCCACGGTGTCGGGGATGTCCTTGGGCGCGTGGCACGCCCCGGCGACGAAGACGCCGCCGCGCTCGGTCTCCGTGGGATCGCCGTTGTAGTTGAGCTCCTGGAACCAGCCGTCGCTCTCCACGGGGACGCGCAGCATCGCCGCGAGCTCCCGCGTCCCCGCCGACGGCACGAGGCCGACGGCGAGGATGACCATGTCGACGGGGAACTCGACGACGCAGTCCTTCACGATGTCCTCGCCCTTGATGAGCATCTGGCCGTCCCTCTCGGTGACCGTGGCCGATCGGCCGCGCACGACGAAGGTCCCCTCGGCCTTGATGCGCTCGGCGAACTCCTCGTAGCCTTTCCCGAACGCGCGCATGTCGATGTAGAACTCGTAGCAGTCCACGCCCTCGAGCTTCTCCTTCACGAGGTGCGCGAACTTGAGGGAGTACATGCAGCAGACCCGCGAACAGTACTCGTTGTAGCTGGAGTCGCGCGAGCCGACGCAGTGGATGATGGCGACGGACCGCGGCGGCGCTCCGTCCGACGCCAGCACCCACTCGTCGATCTTCTTCCGCTTGTTGTGCTGCTTGGTCTTCGTCACGATGCGGCCGCCGGTCGGGCCCGAGGCGTTGGTCATCCGCTCGAACTCGAGCGCCGTGAGCACGTTGGGGAGGACGCCGTAGCCGTAGCGCTCGATCTTCCGCGGATCGAGGACGTCGTAGCCGGTCGCGATGATGATGTTGCCGACTTCGATCTCCAGAGTCTCGTCCTTCTGATCGAGGTTGATGCAGCTCTTGGGGCACTTCTTCGCGCAGGCGCCGCACTTCTTCCCGCCGCTCTGGACGTAGTTGCAGCTCGCCTCGTCCACGAGGAAGACGTTGGGCACCGCCTGCGGGAACGGCATGTACACGGCGTGTCGCTCGGCGATCCCGCAGTCGAACTCGCTCGGCACCCTGACCGGGCACACGTCCGCGCAGACGTTGCACGAGACGCACGCCTTCTCGTCGACCCGGCGCGCCCGCTTCAGGATCGTCACCTTGTACGAGCCCGGTTCGCCGGTGATCCGCTGCACCTCGGACAGGGTCATGAGCTCGATCGACTCGTGCTGGCCCACCGAGACCATCTTGGGGGTGAGGATGCAGGCCGCGCAGTCGAGGGTCGGGAAGGTCTTGTCGAACGTCGCCATGTGCCCGCCGATCGTCCCGGTCCGCTCGACGAGGTAGACCTTCTTCCCGGCGTCGGCGATCTCGAGCGCGGCCTGGATGCCGGCCACCCCCGCGCCGATGATCAGCGTCGCGTGGTTCACGGGCAGCATCTCGGTGACGGCCGCGAGGCTGAACGGCACGCCGCTGCAGGCGCACGCCACGATCGCCTCAGCCCGCTCCGTCGGGCTGGGTCCGCCGCCGCTGTGCTCCCGGAAGGAGGCGAGCCGCACCTCGTGGGGATCCTGGCCCGCCAGCGACATCGCCCGGGTGAAGGCGGGCTTGAAGTAGCCCGGAGAGTCGCCCGCGAGAACGATCCGGCCGATCTGGCGGCGCCGGATCTCCTCGGAGAGCGCCTGCGGATCCAGCCGCGGCCGCCCGACGACGTGCTCGACCAGCTCGACGTCGGAGAAGTTCCGCGCATAGTTGGCCACCGACTCGTAGTTCGTGGCGCCCGTTCCCGACTGGAAGAGATAGACACCTGTCTTCATTTCGACTCCGTTCCTTTCCTCCGCCCGCCCCCGGCCGGGAACGACGCCCGGAATTCCGATCCTCGCCCCGGCGTGCTGTCGACCGTCAGATCGCCCCCGTGCGCCCGAGCGATGCGCCGCGCGATAGGCAGCCCGAGCCCGTCGCCGGGCACGGCCCGCTGCGCCTTTCCCCGGAAGAACGGCTCGAACACCCGCTCCCGCTCGTCCTCGGGGATCCCGGGCCCGTTGTCGGAGACGCGGACCGTCACTCCAGAGCTCTCGGCCGCGGTCGCGATCCGGATCTCGCCCCCGGCCTGCGTGTAGCGAATCGCGTTCGTCACAAGGTTCGCGAACAGCTCCCTGAGCGCCACGGCGTCGCCCTCCACCACCGCGCCGTTCGGCGAGCGCTCGAAGCGGAGGGAGACGGCCGCCGCCTCCGGACCCTTCGACGTCCTCTCGACGAGGGCCTCGAGGAGCGCGTCGAGATCGACCGGCTCGCTCCGCGCGACGCCGGTGTCCTCCTCGAGCCGGACCAGCGTGATCCAGTCGTCGAGCAGGCAGAGCATCTGATCCGCGCGCTCCGCGATCACCTCGATCATGCCCTGCGCCTTCTCGGGCAGCGCGCCCGTGTACCCGTGGAGCACGACCGAGGCGCACTGCCGCAGGGAGGCGAGGGGCGACTTGAGCTGGTGCGCGAGCACCGCCGTCTGCACGCCCCGCATGGCCGAAACTTCCGGTCCGAGGATCCCGGCCCGGCGCACGAGCTGCCGGTGCGCGAGCCCGCGCCGGACCACGCCGCGCAGCTGGTCGGGCTCGAACGGCTTCGGCAGGAAATCGTCGGCGCCCGCCTTCATGGCGCACACCGCGACGTCGACCGTCGCGTAGCCGGTGATGACGATGCCGACCACGTCCGGTTCGAGCTCCTTGGCGCGCTTGAAGAAGTCGATGCCGCTCATGCCCGGCATGCGCACGTCCACCAGCATGACGTCCGGCTTGCGGGACGCGACGAGCTCCAGCCCGGTGCTCGCGTCCGCCGCGGTGAGCACCTCCACGTCCTCGTCGCGCAGGATCAGGCCGCAGGAGTCGCGCATCCACTCCTCGTCATCGACGACGAGCACGATCGGCCTTTGCGCCTCGCGCCCTTCCATCCTTATGGCTCCTCCCGCCCGCCGATGAGCGCCTCGACCCGGCCGAGGAGCACCTCCTCGGCGACGGGCTTCTCGAGGAATCCGTC encodes the following:
- a CDS encoding hybrid sensor histidine kinase/response regulator — translated: MEGREAQRPIVLVVDDEEWMRDSCGLILRDEDVEVLTAADASTGLELVASRKPDVMLVDVRMPGMSGIDFFKRAKELEPDVVGIVITGYATVDVAVCAMKAGADDFLPKPFEPDQLRGVVRRGLAHRQLVRRAGILGPEVSAMRGVQTAVLAHQLKSPLASLRQCASVVLHGYTGALPEKAQGMIEVIAERADQMLCLLDDWITLVRLEEDTGVARSEPVDLDALLEALVERTSKGPEAAAVSLRFERSPNGAVVEGDAVALRELFANLVTNAIRYTQAGGEIRIATAAESSGVTVRVSDNGPGIPEDERERVFEPFFRGKAQRAVPGDGLGLPIARRIARAHGGDLTVDSTPGRGSEFRASFPAGGGRRKGTESK
- a CDS encoding CoB--CoM heterodisulfide reductase iron-sulfur subunit A family protein; amino-acid sequence: MEEPRIGVYVCNCGTNIAKVVDCEAVCATAAKLPHVAVVRTYKYMCSTPGQEMIVQDIKEQKLNRVVVAACSPRMHERTFRRALQTAGLNQYYFEMANIREQCSWVHDDPVAATAKAAALASGAVLRVACHEPLEKLSVDMCPRTLVIGGGIAGLTAAIELADAGHPVYLVEKGDHLGGNLARVDLTAPYLDSASDLLLDRVTRVRENRLIDVMLGSELKELTGFVGNFEAAIGPTAADGKDAAARKKVAVGSVVVCTGYKEFDASRITHYGYGKLPNVITSFEFETMLRAGKIQMQDGRVPQYVAIVHCVGSRSQEFHGYCSRVCCMTALKYTHEIKSAIPSAYVSDLYIDMHAFGKGHEDFYKHSSEAKTMFLMYKKNDHPVIKLAAPKDDCDMLIQVDETLSGEVIEIPADLVILMVGMEARADSDKTARLVNISQDKEGWYIESHPKLDPVATTTEGVYIAGTCAAPKDIPDTVAQARAAAARILAKIARKKIEIDAVFAEVDQERCSGCRMCNALCPYSAVEFDEKKGRSSVNSALCKACGSCVAACPSGAIKARQFSDEQIFAQIEGVLS
- a CDS encoding CoB--CoM heterodisulfide reductase iron-sulfur subunit A family protein gives rise to the protein MKTGVYLFQSGTGATNYESVANYARNFSDVELVEHVVGRPRLDPQALSEEIRRRQIGRIVLAGDSPGYFKPAFTRAMSLAGQDPHEVRLASFREHSGGGPSPTERAEAIVACACSGVPFSLAAVTEMLPVNHATLIIGAGVAGIQAALEIADAGKKVYLVERTGTIGGHMATFDKTFPTLDCAACILTPKMVSVGQHESIELMTLSEVQRITGEPGSYKVTILKRARRVDEKACVSCNVCADVCPVRVPSEFDCGIAERHAVYMPFPQAVPNVFLVDEASCNYVQSGGKKCGACAKKCPKSCINLDQKDETLEIEVGNIIIATGYDVLDPRKIERYGYGVLPNVLTALEFERMTNASGPTGGRIVTKTKQHNKRKKIDEWVLASDGAPPRSVAIIHCVGSRDSSYNEYCSRVCCMYSLKFAHLVKEKLEGVDCYEFYIDMRAFGKGYEEFAERIKAEGTFVVRGRSATVTERDGQMLIKGEDIVKDCVVEFPVDMVILAVGLVPSAGTRELAAMLRVPVESDGWFQELNYNGDPTETERGGVFVAGACHAPKDIPDTVAQASAVAAGVLKSISRGKTVSSRADVNLTSIEARAKSLRLQ
- a CDS encoding 4Fe-4S dicluster domain-containing protein, producing MAIRVNPKLIDELERYGAEDVSKCYHCGNCSAVCPHSSDPFIFPRRSMRTLQMGLEEKLVGSLEPWLCYYCGQCSEQCPREAEPGETMMSLRRWLTSRYDFTGISKLFYRSWKAELFAILFLAIATAAGFFAWGSTHGDIAIYDGEGAFLQSEDVHLFDWGMAGLLVLLLGIGSLRMWWFTVLRRKDISVPFTSYFKAIFAVPYHFLTQPRYAQCGSRGPWAVHLVLMLSYVIMFVLIMFFLHEVQSGPEIDWKYHAFGYAASIGLIATVIYSLRSRIKKDRPQTRHSHESDWIFLFLLLYVATTGVLQHVLHRTGQEMAANIVYVVHMAGVVPMLVLEVPFSKWSHLAYRPLGMFFSILVADGLRAKARASSDVGAGSPQPARVA